In Flavobacterium luteolum, the DNA window TCCTGCACCATTGGCACCTAAAAAACCAAAAATCTCGCCTTCATTCACTTCAAAACTAATTTTATCAACTGCTTTGAAATCTCCAAATTGCTTGGTTAGATCTTTACAAATTATAGCTTTATTTTCCATCTAGCATTTCTTTTGGTTCTCTAGAATTGTCTTGTTCTCGCATTAGACGAATAAAACTGTCCTCAATAGTAGGTTCTGTTTTTTTTACTTCTAAATCTTCTGGATTGTATTTTTGAGCGATCGTTTTAATTTTTTCTTCATCTGCTTTTTCTGAGACTAAAGTAAGATGAAGAAATTCTCCAAAAGCATCACAATTCTCGATTTCTTTTTCAGTTCTAAGATTTTGTAAAAGCTTGTAAATATTCTTTGCTTTAACCGCAAAAAGCGTTTTAGGAAAACTTTTTATAATTTGCTGCGGCTCATCGACTGTCATTATTTTTCCGTTTTGAATAAGAGCAATGCGGTCGCATAATTTTGCTTCATCCATGTAAGGAGTTGACACTACAATTGTGATATTTTGCTTTTTAAGTTTTGCCAGCATTTCCCAAAACTCACTTCTTGAAACTACATCAACACCAGTAGTGGGTTCATCTAGAAATAATACTTCAGGTTTATGAATTAACGCACAGCATAAAGCCAATTTTTGTTTCATTCCTCCCGAAAGTTTTCCAGCACGTCTGTCATTAAAAGGTTTTATCTGATCGTAAATATCTTTAATCAGATCATAATTTTCTTCAATTGTAGTACCGAAAATAGTGGCAAAAAATTCTAGGTTTTCTTTTACTGTCAAATCCTGATATAAGGAAAATTTACCTGGCATATAGCCCACTTTATTTCTAATTTCCTGAAACTCTTTTACAACATCATGACCTTCAACAGTTGCTGTGCCTCCTTCAGCTAAAAGCAATGTGGTTAAGATTCGAAAGATTGAAGTTTTTCCTGCACCATCTGGGCCAATTAGCCCAAAAAGTTCTCCTTTCTTCACTTCAAAAGACACCTCATCTACAGCGACAAAATCACCATACTTTTTAGTAATATTTTTTAATATAACTGCCGGCATAAATTATTGTTTTATTTGGACCAAAGGACTTCTCCGTACATACCAATTTTCAAATATCCATCATTTTTCACCCTTACTTTTATGGCATAAACCAAGTTGGCGCGTTCGTCTTTTGTCGGAATCGTTTTTGGAGAAAACTCCGATTTGTCGGAAATCCAGCCAATTGTTCCCTGATATTCTTTGTATTTCTTTTCGCCTTGATCAATACGCACTTTTACCTGCTGTCCCATTTTTATTTGAGGCAATTGTGTTCCTGTAATATAAGCTCTCAAGTCGAGCGTTTCTAGATTTGCAATTTTATATAACGGTTTTCCAATTACCGCCATTTCATACTGTTCTGCATATTTTGCCAAAACGGTTCCTTTTATCGGATTCACAATTACACTTTTACTCAATTGATCTTCAATTCCTTTTAACTGAACTCCAACCGTATTTCCTTGTTGAGTCAAGTTTTCATTTGTAGTTTCCAATGAACTTTTCTGAGCCTTTATCTGAGCTTGTAGAGCAGCGACTTTAGAATTTATATCATCTAATTGTTTTTGAGAAGCCACTCCGCCTTTTACCAATTTTTCAGTTCTATTTCGGTCTAAAATGGCATTATCAAGCTGTCTTTTTAAACTTTCGGTCTGAATTTGTATTTGTGGCCTACCGCTAAGAATCGCTTTTTCATTCTGCCTTAATTGCATTTTGTTTATAGCAAGCTGTGTACTGTCTATAAAACCTACTTTTTGTCCTGCTTCTAATTGCTGACCTTCTTCTACATTTAATTGTAAAATCTGCCCATTTGCTTCTGCTGACAGAATGGTTTCAACAGCTTCAAAAGAACCTGAAGCATCAAAATCATTTTCTTTATCATTGCAGGAAAACATGAATATTGCTGGAATAAGAAAATATAAAAGCTTTATCTTTTTCATAATGTATAGTATTAATTTCCTTTGATTGTCTGATACTCGTATTCTGTCATAAGCAATTGAATTTCGTGCAATGCTTTTTCTGCACGTGCATTTCCCTCTTTTTCGGTTGCATTCAGCAAATCGATCAACGGACCAGCGCCAGTGTCATATTTCAGCTGATATCCTTCGCGAATAGTCTGACGAAGTTTTACAATTTCATCATCGTCTTTCAAAATGGCTTTTTGTCTTTCGATATCTGCTGTTTTTTGATTCATTTGAAATCTCGTATTAAATAAAAATGTTTCTTCCTGCAATTCTATTTTTTTCAAATTCTGCTCTTTCAGCTGTTTTTCATTGGAGTTTTTATACAGCCCGTTTACGTCCCATCCAACGCTTAATCCGGCAACGCCAACCGTAGAAATTTTATTAGCGCCTAAATTAATTCCTGGTGCCAATGCGATACCCGCTCCTAGTAATCCAACTTTGGGCATAAGACTTACTTTCTGCATATCGGATTGTGCATTTACCAGATTACGCTGATTGGCAAAAAGCTGCTGCTCGGGACGTTTGATTATGGTGTCAATACTGGAAGAATTTAAAGGTTTTCCCAATTTTTCCTGATTGATATTTTTCCCAATCAAATAAGAAAGCATGGTTTGATAGCCCGATTTAGTATACTCAAAGTCTTTTTTCTGTCTGCTGAGATTAAGCTGTTCGGCTTTCATTTCATCGACATCGGTTTTGTATGCCAAACCATTTTCATGAAGTTTTCTAACTTTATCAATATTATTGGCAATAATACTGTTTTGTATCTGTAGCTGTTTCAATTGCTCGTCTATAAGCAATACGCCAAAATAAAGCTGATTTACCCTAGAACGTAAATCGTAAAGCGAAACTTCTACAGACGCTTTATCAATCTCTGAAGAGGCATTAATTATCTTTTTCTGTGTCTTAGTAGCACCTCCATCCCAAATAACTTGATTGACTTGCCCGAGACCAATAAACTTAAATTTGCTGTCATTACCAGAACCGCCCAAACTTGGAAAATCTCCAAAAACATATCCTTCAATAGCAGTTAAGCTTATCTGAGGCAAATAGGCTTTATTCGCATTACTCAAAGTATATTCTTTACTTTTTTCTATTAGCTCATATTGTTTGATTAAAGGATAATTTTCAACGGCAAGCTGATAACTCTGATCAATTGTCAAAGTCTGTGCCTGTGAAGTTATAAAGAACAAGATTCCTATATATTTAAAGTATAATTTCCTCATCGTATATAAAATTAACTTCTAGTTAGTATTAGACAGCTGTAAACATCATTTTAATCCATATTGGAATTTTTTTCTTACGCTCTTGCATTAAAGCATGAAACTGAGAAATTTCAAGATTTTTACTTCCCATAATGATTGGTTTTGCTATAAATGGAAAAACAACTAATCCCATTACATTCATTATAAAATGCAACGGATTCGGCTCTGCTATTTCTTTATTTTGAACTGCTTTCTGGAATTGCTGAATAAAAAACGATTCATTCACAATTTCTTTAATTGGCAGTCTTTTTAAAAGTCCTTCTGGATTATTGCGGATTTCAGTTAAAATAAAGGTTGGAATTTCTGGTTCTACGCTGATGAAATCAATATATCGCTCGGCAATAATTTGCACTTTTTGCTCCAAAGAAGTTTTTTCATCATTCAAAATCACTTTCATACTTTCTATAAAACCAGATAAAGTTTCGGTCATTATGATTTCAAAAAGTTTAGCCTTACTTCTAAAATAATAATTAAGCAAAGCAAGATTCAAATCGGCTTCTTCAGCAATATCTCTCGTTCGGGTTGCTGAAAAGCCTTTTTTATAAAAAACAGTTTTGGCCGCCGTTTTTATTTTTTCTTCTGTGGTTGAATCTTTTTTCTCTGAAACACTCATTTCTAATGATTTACATACAAATATAAATTATTTTAAAAAACTTTAAACAATAATTTTAATCAAATGATTAAATATTTTGATTAATGTGTAAAATCAGTAAGCCAAAAACATTTTTAAATTCCAAAAACAAAAACACAAAATACTGATTTAAAGAGTATTAAACTTTATATTTAATTCGAATATTCTCATTAAAAAACAATATCTTTACTTATACTAATTGTTTCCATAATTGCCTTAGACTGATTCAAAAGAAATTTGTTTTTTACTAATTTCTAGCGTTTTTAATATGAAAAACAATTTTATCAGATTGCTAATTATATTGTTCTCTTTAAGCACATTAGGACAAACTCAAAAAAAAGACATTAACCAACAGCTTCAGACTTGGGTTTCTATCAATACGGTTACCAAATTTGCAGACCATTGGGGTGTGATTGGTGATTTTCATATCAGACGGAATGATTTTGTTTCCGATCCGAGTTTTTATTTTATAAGAGGCGGTATCAGTTATATACCAAATTCAAACATTTCTCTAAATCTAGGATATGCGCACATGTGGCTTGCTCCATCAAATCCCGATTGGAGTACTTTTTCAGATGAAAACAGGATTTATCAGCAGGCTCAGTTAAATACAAAATTTGGAAATGTAAGCATTTTGCAGCGTTTGCGAAATGAACAGCGCTGGCAGGAAAAAATCGTCAATGATAAATCCAGCGGCGATTGGCGCTTTACCGATAGAATTCGCTATCTGATGAGTTTCACTTTCCGAATTTCTGATAAAAAATCGTGGCCTCAAATGGTTCTTTCAGATGAAATTTTGCTGCATTTTGGAGAAGAAGTTGTTTACAATACTTTTGATCAAAACCGATTTTTTATCGGAATCAAAAAAAATATCAATCCGAAATGGAGTTATGATTTTGGATATATGAATGTCTATCAGCAAAAATATTCTGGCTATCAATATGATATGAATCACACGATACGATTGTTTTTTTATCTGAGTACCAGCATTAGAAAAAAAGCACCTTCTGAGATTGAGAATTCTGGAGATGAATAAATTAAAGATTTTCTAAATTAAAAGTATCATTAGATTTAAAAGATTCAAAAAACTCAAAAGCTCTTTTCTCGGCATAAGAATATTCAGAATCACGAAGTGGAAAAGCACAATGTCCACCATATTTTGGAGTTTCCAGATAAACAAATGCACTGTTTTTGGCGATAGTTCTCGGATAGCATCTTTCGCCCAAAAAAGGATCGTCTAGCGAATTTATAATCAAAACTGGAGTAGTAATATCTTTAAGTGAAAACTCTGGAGAAACACGTTCGTAATAATCATCACGGCTAGCAAATCCATGCAAAGGAGCCGTAAAATATTGATCTACTTCATCAAAAGTTGAAATATTATCAATTTGATCACGGTTGATGAAATCGGGAAATTGCGCTGCTTTATATTTCAGTTTCTTTTTAATATCTATAGTAAAATTCTTTAGATACACTCTGTTAAAACCTTGCTTAAGCACTTCTGCGCTTGTCGCAATATGAGTAGGAACGGAAATAGAAACCGCTGCTTTTATACGTTCATCGATTTTTGTCCATCCTAAATAATTAAGAAGCTGAACACCTCCCATTGAATATCCTATTAAATAAATATCTTCAAATCCTTTTTGCAATGCAAACTGAACCACTTCATCAAGATCGTCAATTGCGCCATGATGATACAATCTCGGAAGACGATTCATTTCTCCGCCACAAGTACGATTGTTCCATGCAAAAACCGAAAAACCTTTTTGCAGAAAATAGGCCGCACAACTGTTATTATACGTTCTGCGCGAATCTCCTTCTAAGCCGTGGCATAAAATAACTGCTTTCTTAGAATCATTTAAAATATAATCGATATTGATAAAATCACCGTCATTTAACTCATGTTTATCTCTTGTATATTTGGGAACTTCAAATTTTTTAAACAAAGCAGCATAAATAGTAGAAACATGCCTATTGCGATGAATAATAGAAGGAGAAATATATTCTGATTGTTCAATTAGTGGCATAACAAAGCGTTTTTATGGTACTTATTACAAATCTAAGAAATCAATATGTAATTTTATTCTTAATTTTATTTTTCTCTCTTTTCAGATAATTTATCTCTATGTAAATTTAAAAAAACCTTAGAATACAAAAACAGATTCAACTAAAAATTAACTGTTAAATATAGAGAAACAGCGCTCTACGTACGCTCATCGCGGGTTTGAATGTTTACTTTATTCGTATATTTGTAAAATCGATTTCTAAAAAGCAAAATCCAATAAATGTTTGAACTTTTACAAGTAGA includes these proteins:
- a CDS encoding TolC family protein, with protein sequence MRKLYFKYIGILFFITSQAQTLTIDQSYQLAVENYPLIKQYELIEKSKEYTLSNANKAYLPQISLTAIEGYVFGDFPSLGGSGNDSKFKFIGLGQVNQVIWDGGATKTQKKIINASSEIDKASVEVSLYDLRSRVNQLYFGVLLIDEQLKQLQIQNSIIANNIDKVRKLHENGLAYKTDVDEMKAEQLNLSRQKKDFEYTKSGYQTMLSYLIGKNINQEKLGKPLNSSSIDTIIKRPEQQLFANQRNLVNAQSDMQKVSLMPKVGLLGAGIALAPGINLGANKISTVGVAGLSVGWDVNGLYKNSNEKQLKEQNLKKIELQEETFLFNTRFQMNQKTADIERQKAILKDDDEIVKLRQTIREGYQLKYDTGAGPLIDLLNATEKEGNARAEKALHEIQLLMTEYEYQTIKGN
- a CDS encoding ABC transporter ATP-binding protein, with amino-acid sequence MPAVILKNITKKYGDFVAVDEVSFEVKKGELFGLIGPDGAGKTSIFRILTTLLLAEGGTATVEGHDVVKEFQEIRNKVGYMPGKFSLYQDLTVKENLEFFATIFGTTIEENYDLIKDIYDQIKPFNDRRAGKLSGGMKQKLALCCALIHKPEVLFLDEPTTGVDVVSRSEFWEMLAKLKKQNITIVVSTPYMDEAKLCDRIALIQNGKIMTVDEPQQIIKSFPKTLFAVKAKNIYKLLQNLRTEKEIENCDAFGEFLHLTLVSEKADEEKIKTIAQKYNPEDLEVKKTEPTIEDSFIRLMREQDNSREPKEMLDGK
- a CDS encoding DUF2490 domain-containing protein, which translates into the protein MKNNFIRLLIILFSLSTLGQTQKKDINQQLQTWVSINTVTKFADHWGVIGDFHIRRNDFVSDPSFYFIRGGISYIPNSNISLNLGYAHMWLAPSNPDWSTFSDENRIYQQAQLNTKFGNVSILQRLRNEQRWQEKIVNDKSSGDWRFTDRIRYLMSFTFRISDKKSWPQMVLSDEILLHFGEEVVYNTFDQNRFFIGIKKNINPKWSYDFGYMNVYQQKYSGYQYDMNHTIRLFFYLSTSIRKKAPSEIENSGDE
- a CDS encoding YheT family hydrolase, producing MPLIEQSEYISPSIIHRNRHVSTIYAALFKKFEVPKYTRDKHELNDGDFINIDYILNDSKKAVILCHGLEGDSRRTYNNSCAAYFLQKGFSVFAWNNRTCGGEMNRLPRLYHHGAIDDLDEVVQFALQKGFEDIYLIGYSMGGVQLLNYLGWTKIDERIKAAVSISVPTHIATSAEVLKQGFNRVYLKNFTIDIKKKLKYKAAQFPDFINRDQIDNISTFDEVDQYFTAPLHGFASRDDYYERVSPEFSLKDITTPVLIINSLDDPFLGERCYPRTIAKNSAFVYLETPKYGGHCAFPLRDSEYSYAEKRAFEFFESFKSNDTFNLENL
- a CDS encoding HlyD family secretion protein, whose translation is MKKIKLLYFLIPAIFMFSCNDKENDFDASGSFEAVETILSAEANGQILQLNVEEGQQLEAGQKVGFIDSTQLAINKMQLRQNEKAILSGRPQIQIQTESLKRQLDNAILDRNRTEKLVKGGVASQKQLDDINSKVAALQAQIKAQKSSLETTNENLTQQGNTVGVQLKGIEDQLSKSVIVNPIKGTVLAKYAEQYEMAVIGKPLYKIANLETLDLRAYITGTQLPQIKMGQQVKVRIDQGEKKYKEYQGTIGWISDKSEFSPKTIPTKDERANLVYAIKVRVKNDGYLKIGMYGEVLWSK
- a CDS encoding TetR/AcrR family transcriptional regulator; translation: MSVSEKKDSTTEEKIKTAAKTVFYKKGFSATRTRDIAEEADLNLALLNYYFRSKAKLFEIIMTETLSGFIESMKVILNDEKTSLEQKVQIIAERYIDFISVEPEIPTFILTEIRNNPEGLLKRLPIKEIVNESFFIQQFQKAVQNKEIAEPNPLHFIMNVMGLVVFPFIAKPIIMGSKNLEISQFHALMQERKKKIPIWIKMMFTAV